The Meriones unguiculatus strain TT.TT164.6M chromosome 1, Bangor_MerUng_6.1, whole genome shotgun sequence genome has a segment encoding these proteins:
- the Npas4 gene encoding neuronal PAS domain-containing protein 4, translating to MYRSTKGASKARRDQINAEIRNLKELLPLAEADKVRLSYLHIMSLACIYTRKGVFFAGGTPLAGPTGLLSAQELEDIVAALPGFLLVFTAEGKLLYLSESVSEHLGHSMVDLVAQGDSIYDIIDPADHLTVRQQLTMHSALDADRLFRCRFNTSKSLRRQSAGNKLVLIRGRFHAHPPGAYWAGNPVFTAFCAPLEPRPRPGPGPGPASLFLAMFQSRHAKDLALLDISESVLIYLGFERSELLCKSWYGLLHPEDLAHASSQHYRLLAESGDIQAEMVVRLQAKHGSWAWIYCMLYSEGPEGPITANNYPISDTEAWSLRQQLNSEDAQAAYVLGTAAVLHSFPENVFSQEQCSNPLFTPTLGAPRGTGFPRAPELGVVSTSEELPQPSKELDFSYLPFPSRPESSLQADLSKDFVCTPPYTPHQPGGCAFLFSLHEPFQTRLPTPSSSLQEQLTPSTVTFSDQLTPSSATFPDPLTSSLQGQLTETPARSYEDQLTPCTSTFPDQLLPSTAEFPEPLGSPTHEQLTPPGTAFQAHLNSPSQTFPEQLSPNPTKTYFAQEGCSFLYEKLPPSPSSPGNGDCTLLALAQLRGPLSVDVPLVPEGLLTPEASPVKQSFFHYTEKEQNEIDRLIQQISQLAQGMDRPFSAEAGTGGLEPLGGLEPLNPNLSLSGAGPPVLSLDLKPWKCQELDFLVDPDSLFLEETPVEDIFMDLSTPDPNGEWGSGDPEAEVPGGALSPCNNLSPEDHSFLEDLATYETAFETGVSTFPYEGFTDELHQLQSQVQDSFHEDGSGGEPTF from the exons ATGTACCGATCCACCAAGGGCGCCTCCAAGGCGCGCCGCGACCAGATCAACGCGGAGATCCGGAACCTCAAGGAACTGCTGCCGTTGGCTGAAGCAGACAAGGTCCGGCTGTCCTACCTGCACATTATGAGTCTTGCCTGCATCTACACTCGCAAGGGTGTCTTCTTTGCTGGAG GCACACCTTTGGCCGGCCCCACCGGGCTTCTCTCGGCTCAAGAGCTCGAAGACATCGTGGCAGCACTACCTGGATTTCTGCTTGTGTTCACAGCCGAGGGGAAGTTGCTATACCTGTCGGAGAGCGTGAGCGAGCACCTGGGCCACTCTATG GTGGACCTGGTTGCCCAGGGTGACAGTATCTACGATATCATTGACCCTGCTGACCATCTTACTGTGCGCCAGCAGCTCACCATGCACTCTGCTCTGGATGCTG ATCGCCTCTTCCGTTGTCGATTCAACACCTCCAAGTCTCTCCGGCGCCAGAGTGCAGGCAACAAACTGGTGCTCATTCGAGGTCGATTCCACGCTCACCCACCTGGGGCCTACTGGGCAGGAAACCCTGTGTTCACAGCTTTCTGTGCCCCACTGGAGCCAAGACCCCGTCCTGGCCCAGGCCCTGGCCCTGCTTCTCTCTTCCTGGCCATGTTCCAGAGCCGGCACGCTAAGGATCTAGCCCTACTGGATATCTCTGAAAG TGTCCTAATCTACCTGGGCTTTGAGCGCAGCGAACTGCTCTGTAAGTCATGGTATGGACTGCTACACCCTGAGGACCTGGCCCACGCTTCTTCTCAACACTACCGCCTGT tggCTGAAAGTGGAGATATTCAGGCAGAAATGGTGGTGAGACTTCAAGCCAAGCATGGAAGCTGGGCATGGATTTACTGCATGCTATACTCAGAAGGCCCAGAAGGTCCTATCACTGCCAATAACTACCCTATCAG tgACACAGAAGCCTGGAGCCTCCGCCAGCAGCTCAACTCTGAGGACGCCCAGGCAGCCTATGTCCTAGGAACCGCAGCTGTGCTACACTCATTCCCAGAGaatgtcttctcccaggagcaatGCTCTAACCCACTCTTTACACCTACCCTTGGGGCTCCCAGAGGCACCGGCTTCCCCAGGGCTCCTGAACTAGGTGTGGTCTCAACCTCAGAAGAGCTTCCCCAACCCTCCAAAGAGCTGGACTTCAGTTACCTGCCATTCCCTTCTCGGCCTGAGTCTTCCCTCCAAGCAGACCTGAGCAAGGATTTTGTGTGTACTCCACCTTACACACCCCACCAGCCAGGCGGCTGTGCCTTCCTCTTCAGCCTCCACGAGCCCTTCCAGACTCGCTTGCCCACTCCTTCCAGCTCTCTCCAAGAACAGCTGACGCCAAGCACAGTGACTTTCTCTGATCAGTTGACACCCAGCAGTGCAACCTTCCCAGACCCACTAACCAGTTCACTACAAGGACAGTTGACCGAAACCCCAGCCAGAAGCTATGAAGACCAGCTGACTCCGTGCACCTCTACCTTCCCAGACCAGCTGCTTCCCAGCACTGCCGAATTCCCAGAACCGCTGGGTAGCCCCACCCATGAGCAGCTGACTCCTCCCGGCACAGCATTCCAAGCACACCTGAACAGTCCCAGCCAAACCTTCCCAGAGCAACTGAGCCCCAATCCTACCAAGACTTACTTCGCCCAGGAGGGATGCAGTTTTCTCTATGAGAAGTTGCCCCCAAGTCCTAGCAGCCCTGGTAATGGGGACTGCACACTCCTGGCCCTAGCTCAGCTACGGGGCCCCCTCTCTGTGGACGTTCCCCTGGTGCCTGAAGGCCTGCTCACACCTGAGGCCTCTCCGGTCAAGCAGAGTTTCTTCCACTACACTGAGAAAGAACAAAATGAGATAGATCGCCTCATCCAACAGATCAGCCAGCTGGCTCAGGGCATGGACAGGCCCTTCTCGGCTGAGGCTGGCACCGGGGGCCTGGAGCCACTTGGAGGACTGGAACCACTGAACCCCAACCTATCCCTGTCAGGGGCTGGACCCCCTGTGCTTAGCCTGGATCTGAAACCCTGGAAATGCCAGGAGCTGGACTTCCTGGTTGATCCTGATAGTTTATTCCTGGAAGAGACACCAGTGGAAGACATCTTCATGGATCTCTCTACTCCAGACCCCAATGGGGAATGGGGCTCAGGGGATCCTGAGGCAGAGGTCCCAGGAGGGGCCCTGTCACCTTGCAACAACCTGTCCCCAGAAGATCATAGCTTCCTGGAGGACTTGGCCACCTATGAAACCGCCTTTGAGACAGGTGTCTCAACATTCCCCTACGAAGGGTTTACTGATGAGTTGCATCAACTCCAGAGCCAAGTTCAAGACAGCTTCCATGAAG aTGGAAGTGGAGGGGAACCAACGTTTTGA